In Nitrospira defluvii, the sequence CCTTCGGAAACGATGGTGGTGTTGCCATCAAGATAAGGCTCAACAGCGCGGCACTGTTTTCGGAACTACGAGGTAAAGGAGTTGGGAAATTGAAAACTTTCGGTTGCAGATGGTTCCATGGGGGGGTATGTATTGCTGTCAGCTCCCTTCTGACCCTCTCGGGTTGCTGGATCGGCGGCGAGCAGATAGATTTCAACGTCACGTATATTCCACCAAATGAGTTCTTGTTGGGACCTGAGGATGTCCTTGTTGTCAATGTGTGGCGAAATCAGGAGCTTTCGAGGGAAGTGATTATTCGTCCAGATGGAAAGATTTCGATGCCTTTGATCGGTGATGTTCAGGCTGCAGGAATGACATCAAATGTTCTGGCGAAACGAATTGCCGATGGTCTTGCCGAATTCATGTCTAATCCCACGGTTTCGGTCCAAGTCAAAGAAGTGAACAGTTATTATGTCTATGTGCTTGGGGAAGTTTCAAAGCCTGGAAAGGTACCTTTAAAGTCCTATGCTACGGTGCTGCAAGGTATTTCGCTGGCCGGAGGGTTTACAACGTTTGCTTCAAGAAACAAAATCCATGTTCTTCGTGTTGTGCCCAACGGTCAGGGGCAGCCAAAGCAGGTTCAGATCCCCGTGCCTTATGAGGATATCATTCAAGGCAAAAATTCGGAGGGTAACTTCTTCCTTAAGGCTGGTGATGTCATTGTTGTGCCATAGCCAAGTTTTGAGAATGTGGAAATTCACTCTGTGGGCTGTGGCCTTAGTCTTCACGAATTTCTTGGGCTTGTCGGATTCAGCTGCCCAGCAAATTCGGGTTGTGCCGTCCATTTCGGTTCTCGAGCAATATGACAGTAACGTTTTCTTTACGCCGAAGTCACAGCTTGCGCCTGGGACAAAGGCCGATGATCTCATCACCACCCTCACGCCTCAGTTAAACTTCATGCAGGTCAATTCCCTCGTGAAGGCGAATCTATCAGTCGGGGCGGTCGTTCAAAAATTTGTTAACAACTCAGCTCTTGACAACGTAGGGTTCAATGCGAGTGCCGGAATCGATCTCGCACAAGCGGTGAACAGAGTGTTGCCGAGGATGCGAGGGTTTCGAATTTTCGGGACGTATCAGTACGCTCCGTCGGCGCCAGCATTTGGAGCGGGTGGTGTAGGAGGTGGTTTCGGCGGTGGTGGATTTGGTGGAGGTGGGTTTGGTACTGGCGGCTTTGGAGTTACGGGTCCAGTTGATTCTGGCCTGCTGACTCAACGAATCAGGACCACCATGTTTAACATAGGCCTTTCTAATTCCTACTCGCTCTCTCCCACGACCGATTTTCAGACGAATTACACGTATTCTCAACTGAGCTTTGGGGGGAATTTAGCGCCGACTTCGACTGCATCAGGGCAGCCGCAGAATACAGTATTTGATACGCAAACCCATTCTATTTCAGCTGGCCCCACATCCAAGATCTCCGCAGTTGATACCTTAACCGTAAAGTACACGTTTACTCAAATGTCCCAGGGACAGTTTGGAGATTTTGCGACGCATAGCGGCGCTGCAGGGTGGGGGCGCAGCTGGACAAAAGAATGGAGTTCCTCGGTCAATGGAGGCCTGACATTGATCGAACCCATTCCAGATGCATCTGTGAGCGGGGGACAGAGAAGAGTGCCAGCGACAATGATGCCGACGGGGGGATTTAGTTTGAGTTATGTGTCCGGCTCATCTTTCCTTCGTAAGCTGGGAAGCGAAATTCAGGAAGCTACGGGAAGCACAGGAGGGGGTGTGATAAGTAGTGGTGGCTTCCTCCCGCTTCTCGCTGGAATGAATATGCCAGGAGGAATCGCTGCCCCGGGATCGTATCGTGTTACTCTCATGTACAACTTAGGCGTATTTCCAAGTTTTGTTCAGACGGCCGGGCCTATCTACACACACACAATAATGCTGGCAAGTATGGCCGGAATTACAGACAGGTTGAGTGTCCAGGCGCTCTTTAATTATGCAAAAAGTAGCTTTACCTCGGAATCCATCGGAACGAATTTCACTACTTACGGTACCACTGTAGCGCTTAATTACCTCATCACGCCCATGTTTACCGCTCGGCTCAGTCACCAGTGGTTGATGTTTGACACTCAAACGAGTGGAGTGAGCGCGGGCGATCTTGGCTTCTCAAAACAGGTAATTTTGTTGGGCTTTACGTATGCGTATTCTCCCCGTGGCGATTTCTTTCGAGCTGGTGCCTTTTGGGAAGGTATGTCCGGCGCTTCTTCGTCTGCTGAGTCAGGAGTAGGTAAGTCTGGATCAGGAGGGGTGGATATAAAGAAATGAACACGCGTACGTTGTCTCCGGAGGATTATTGGCGTGCAATTGTTAGCCGCAAGTGGCTAGTAATTACTACGATACTTGTTTCGTTGAGTATTGCAGGGGTGGTTTGTGCTCTGATACCGAAGGTGTACCTCTCAGCCACGAAAATGTGGTTCGAAGGGGCCAAAATAGAGGAGTCGATTGTAAGCGGCCCCAATCCTGCTGGCGGTGTATACACGCCTACGTTGGATGACCGGGTCATGGAGGTACGACAGTTTGTAATGGGGCGAAAAACGCTCGGCCAGATTGCGGGCGAGTTTGGACTTTTCGGGTATGAAAAGGATCATCCCGATGCAGCAGAATCAGAAAACGCCATCCGTGCCATGCGCGGCTCCATCAAGGTTGAACCGACGAAGGACAAGTTATTCATTACCCTGTCATTCTCAAACGAGGACCCAATCATTGCCAGAGATGTGACGTCACGACTCAGTGATCTTTTTATCGAAGAAACGCTGAAGGATCGGGAACGGGGTGTTGAGGCAGCGGAAGACTTTCTTGGTCTTGAGTTAAAGCATGCGAAGGCAGAACTAGAGGTCAAAGAGAAGATTATTTCAGAGTTTAAGCAACAGCACTTGGGAGAGTTGCCTCAGCAAATTGATGCGAACCTGCGCAAATTGGATCGTCTTCAGGAAGATATGCGTTCTCAAGGTGAGCAGTCCCAGAGTCTATCCAATCGTCTGGTCCAACTTGACAAGTCAATTAAGGATTACGAGGAGACCGGGGAAGTCAGTGGCGATTCTCCAATCGGGACATCCAGCAAAAGAAGTAAAGATCCGCGCTTAGGGAGAATTAAGGAGTTGGAGCGGCGGTTGGTAGAGCTTTCCTCGATGTATAAGGATACGTATCCTGACCTAGTCCAAGTCAAGGAGGAGATACGAAAGCTAAAGGAGATGACCTCGGCTCAATATCGTGACCTCTTGCCGGAAACTGAGGCAGAGGATGAACCGATAGCAACGAAGAAATCCAAGCGAAAAGCGATTGATCCATACCACGCTGAGTTGTTAAAGCAACGGGACGAGATAGTGCTCGAATTAGATGCAGTGAAGCGCCGTCAAGCTCATATCGCCGTTGAGATGTCACAATATGAACGAAGAGTTGAACATACTCCCGAGCGGGAACAAAAATTGAAGACGCTTGAGAGAGATTATGAAAATCTTCAAAAAAATTACCAGTCGTTATTGGATAAGAAACTGACCGCCGGCATGCAGAAGAGTTTGGCGCAGGGACGTAAGGGAGCAAAGTTCAGCATCGTAGATCCAGCATACACACCGGTCGTGCCTGTGATCCCAAATATTCCGCTGATCATGGCCGCAGGACTTGTTCTGGGTTGTGCATTGGGTTTTGGGGGGGCTGTTGGATTAGAGCTGATGGGGAGAGGGTTCCGTTCCGCAGAGGAAGTTGAGATCACACTAGGCCTTCCAGTGATTGCCTCTATCCCGCTGTACGAAAGTGCATTTGGTGGGGCCATGCAAACCGTCAGAGCGTTGTCCGGCAAGAAGCGTGGTTCTTCACTGATGCTACCGGGTAGCGGGAAGCAGAGCGGCGATGATATGCAGGTTGCTGGTGGCCTGCCTGCCGCATCTGTGAGGCAGAGGGGGCAGAATGGGCAGTTGCATGCTCCAACCCCAGGGTTAGAGCTGGTTTCCATGTGGCGACCGCTCTCCTTCGTGGCAGAGCAATATCGCGTCGCAGCTACCAGGCTTGAATTGATGACTGGCGACCGAAAAAGCACGGCTATTGTCGTGACCAGCGCAGTAATGGGGGAGGGAAAGTCTTCGACAGCACTTAATTTGGGTTATGTACTTGCTAAGGACCTTGATCGAAGAACGATCGTAATTGATTGTGATCTCAAGCGACCGATGCAACATATCTATGCAGGCGTCTGGCAGCATCCGGGACTGGTGGAAGTGCTGCGAGGTACGAAGGCGATCGAGGATTGTGTGCAGCGGCTTGGGGAATCGGGTCCGTGGATTCTTCCAGCAGGATCAGTTGGCGACAACCCGGTAGGATTGGCCAAGATGCATCAGTTGTCTGATTTAGTCGCCGAACTTAAGGAAAAGTTCGACTATGTCATTATAGACGCGCCGCCCGTACTACCACTCGCCGATATGCAAGTTCTTGCAAGTACGGGGGACCTTATTGCCTATGTGGTGAAGGCAAGCATGACAGGGCGAGATGTTGTGCAAAAGGCACTCAAGGCTCTTGGAGAGAATACCAACCTTGGGATCATATTGAATGGCCTTGATGCTCACACCACTCCGTATTACATGCAGCAAGAGTATTACCGCGAAGCGCACCATGAACAGCTCAAGTAAATCAGATCAGGAGACAGGTCTAGAGTCTTTGTCCTCCCGGCAACCGCTTGTGTCAGTCTCGGTTAGTTTCCCTAAGTTTACGAGGCGGGTCTTGATCCTTGGGGTTGGGCCTCTGGCAAGAGACTTGTGTCAAACTCTACTTGCGAAACGGGCCGGTTTTACTGAAGTTGTTGGGTTTCTAGACAAGGATGCGAGTCGTGTCGGTGAGCGCTTAGTGAACCCCACCATTATTGGGACCTATGACCAATTGTTTGAGATTGCTGAGCGGTATCAAGTTCATACAGTGGCAGTCTGCTTGGAGGATCGGCGCGCGGTACTACCTGTTCAGACCCTTCTAGACATGAAGGCTATGGGGAGAGACGTGGTTGATGGTCACTATTTATATGAGGAGGAGTCCGGGCGCCTCTCTATTGATCACCTCAAACCAAGCGCCTTGATTTTTTCAACCGGTTTTCGTCGTCGCCTTCTCACGATGCTATTCAAGCGCGCTTTGGACGTGGTTGTGGCAATAGTTGGAATGATCGCATTGTTACCAGTCGTTCTAGTTTTGTCTGTGCTCATCAAATTAGACTCCTCCGGTCCAGTATTTTATCGACAAATGCGTGTGGGGTTGCGTGGGCGCCCATACATGATTTGGAAGTTTAGATCCATGCGTCAGGATGCTGAACAAAGCGGTGCACGATGGGCATCCAACGAAGATCCACGTGTGTCCAGAGTTGGTCGTTGGATCAGGAAGTGGAGATTGGATGAACTTCCCCAACTGATTAATGTTTTAAAGGGAGAAATGAGTCTTGTCGGGCCAAGACCTGAGCGACCTGTGTTTGTTCAAGAGCTGAGAAACACGATCCCTTATTACGATTTGAGGCATACGGTTCGTCCAGGAATTACCGGTTGGGCGCAGACACGCTTTCGTTACGGCGCTTCGAAGGAGGACTCGCACGTAAAGCTGCAATATGATCTGTTTTATGTCAAGAATCTGTCCCTAGCCTTGGATTTTCGCATTGTAGTTCATACAGTGAAGGTTATGTTCATGGGTGAGGGGGCGCGGTAGAAGGTGCACATGCCTGATACGATTGCCAAACATTGCCTTTCATTTGATGTCGAGGAACACTTTCAAGTCTCCGCTTTTGAATCTCCCATGAGGCGGCGCCATTGGGATCAGTATGAAAGTCGCGTGGAAGCTAACACCGAAAAGTTGCTGGAACTATTGGGCAACAGACAGATACGGGCGACGTTTTTTGTGCTTGGGTGGGTGGCGGAGAGATATTCCTCCTTGGTTCGTCAGATTGCATCAGCGGGGCACGAAGTGGCTTCACATGGATATGCCCACGAGCTCATAACGGCTCAAACTCCGGCCGCTTTTCGTGACGATATTCGGAAGGCGAAGGGGATTCTGGAAAGTATTTTGTCGCAACCGGTGTTGGGCTATCGTGCGCCAAGTTTCTCAATCACGAAGGACACAATGTGGGCAACTCAAATTCTCGTCGAAGAAGGGTATGTTTACGATTCCAGTATATTTCCTGTTGTGCATGACCGATACGGTGTTCCTTCTGCTAACCCGGATGTACATCAATTGTCGACGGCCTCCGGCCTTCTCTGGGAAGTCCCTCCTTCAACGGTCAAATGTCTGGGTGTACGTGTGCCTGTTGCTGGTGGAGGGTATTTTCGGCTTTACCCGTACCCACTGCTCCGTACACTACTACGTAAGCTAGAAAGGAAGGGCTCGCCTTTGGTCATGTATATGCATCCATGGGAGTTTGATCCAAAGCAGCCAAGAATGGAAGGTTCTATCCTATCACGCCTTCGACACTATATGAACCTTGATAAGACGGAATTTAGGCTGCGAGCACTTCTCCAAGATTTCGCATTTTCCCCCATACGGGAAGTGTTTCCTCAAATTGCGCAGTACCACGGTATACAAATGAAAGCCTCTATGAAGGTGGAAGGGACTTTTCCCCCCGTAAGCCCATCAGATGTTCTCCTGAATTGAGGATGATGACTCTCGCGTCTTTGCCGGGAATGCCAGTGTCTGCGTTGGTCGGAATTAGGGGCCTGTGGTTCCTCACACATTGTGCATCGGTTCTTCCATCGTTTGACTTTTAAGAATGCGTGGTTCGGGTCACGGGCTCGTCTACGTTTCTCTCCTATCCAGGCTGGGTGTCTATCCATTGATAAAGCCTTCGGCAACGTTGGCACCACTTGCCGTAGATCACTGGGGGCATGAGCAGCACAACATTACTTAGGGTTTTTTCGTGGCTGTGCTACTCTTGTAATGTGACGTATTTGAGGCGGCAGGTTGCATCGACGATGCCCGCAACGTTGTCAATCGTCTAGTATGAGGCTGTATCAATAGGAACATAGGCGTGCACAGCGAGTTTTATATCCCATTATGATGTTTCGCGATTTGGAGTGATCATGGAGTCTGCGTTAGCGCAAGTGGATTCTGGTACCGTAGTGATCGAACCACGTGAGGGCTACATTCAAGTCGGGTGGCGTGAGCTATGGGCTGCTAGAGAACTGTTTTACTTTTTGGCCTGGCGAGATCTTAAGACGCGCTATGCGCAGACTGTCATTGGGGCCAGTTGGGCTCTGATGCAACCACTCCTCAGCACACTAATCTTCACTCTTGTGTTTAGTTATTTGGCAAAAGTTCCCTCAGATGGCTTGCCATACCCTCTCTTTGCGTTTGCGGCAATTCTGCCTTGGTCTTTATTCGCACGGAGTCTTGAGCGCAGCACATTAAGTGTTGTTACAGAAGGAGGCCTTATAAAGAAGGTCTACTTTCCCAGGCTAATCATTCCAATTTCTGCCACGTTTATCAATCTAGTAGATTTTGGTGTCGGGTTGCTGATTCTGGTCGGGATGATGGCGTGGTAT encodes:
- a CDS encoding polysaccharide biosynthesis/export family protein — translated: MKTFGCRWFHGGVCIAVSSLLTLSGCWIGGEQIDFNVTYIPPNEFLLGPEDVLVVNVWRNQELSREVIIRPDGKISMPLIGDVQAAGMTSNVLAKRIADGLAEFMSNPTVSVQVKEVNSYYVYVLGEVSKPGKVPLKSYATVLQGISLAGGFTTFASRNKIHVLRVVPNGQGQPKQVQIPVPYEDIIQGKNSEGNFFLKAGDVIVVP
- a CDS encoding AAA family ATPase, which codes for MNTRTLSPEDYWRAIVSRKWLVITTILVSLSIAGVVCALIPKVYLSATKMWFEGAKIEESIVSGPNPAGGVYTPTLDDRVMEVRQFVMGRKTLGQIAGEFGLFGYEKDHPDAAESENAIRAMRGSIKVEPTKDKLFITLSFSNEDPIIARDVTSRLSDLFIEETLKDRERGVEAAEDFLGLELKHAKAELEVKEKIISEFKQQHLGELPQQIDANLRKLDRLQEDMRSQGEQSQSLSNRLVQLDKSIKDYEETGEVSGDSPIGTSSKRSKDPRLGRIKELERRLVELSSMYKDTYPDLVQVKEEIRKLKEMTSAQYRDLLPETEAEDEPIATKKSKRKAIDPYHAELLKQRDEIVLELDAVKRRQAHIAVEMSQYERRVEHTPEREQKLKTLERDYENLQKNYQSLLDKKLTAGMQKSLAQGRKGAKFSIVDPAYTPVVPVIPNIPLIMAAGLVLGCALGFGGAVGLELMGRGFRSAEEVEITLGLPVIASIPLYESAFGGAMQTVRALSGKKRGSSLMLPGSGKQSGDDMQVAGGLPAASVRQRGQNGQLHAPTPGLELVSMWRPLSFVAEQYRVAATRLELMTGDRKSTAIVVTSAVMGEGKSSTALNLGYVLAKDLDRRTIVIDCDLKRPMQHIYAGVWQHPGLVEVLRGTKAIEDCVQRLGESGPWILPAGSVGDNPVGLAKMHQLSDLVAELKEKFDYVIIDAPPVLPLADMQVLASTGDLIAYVVKASMTGRDVVQKALKALGENTNLGIILNGLDAHTTPYYMQQEYYREAHHEQLK
- a CDS encoding TIGR03013 family XrtA/PEP-CTERM system glycosyltransferase → MNSSSKSDQETGLESLSSRQPLVSVSVSFPKFTRRVLILGVGPLARDLCQTLLAKRAGFTEVVGFLDKDASRVGERLVNPTIIGTYDQLFEIAERYQVHTVAVCLEDRRAVLPVQTLLDMKAMGRDVVDGHYLYEEESGRLSIDHLKPSALIFSTGFRRRLLTMLFKRALDVVVAIVGMIALLPVVLVLSVLIKLDSSGPVFYRQMRVGLRGRPYMIWKFRSMRQDAEQSGARWASNEDPRVSRVGRWIRKWRLDELPQLINVLKGEMSLVGPRPERPVFVQELRNTIPYYDLRHTVRPGITGWAQTRFRYGASKEDSHVKLQYDLFYVKNLSLALDFRIVVHTVKVMFMGEGAR
- a CDS encoding XrtA system polysaccharide deacetylase; its protein translation is MPDTIAKHCLSFDVEEHFQVSAFESPMRRRHWDQYESRVEANTEKLLELLGNRQIRATFFVLGWVAERYSSLVRQIASAGHEVASHGYAHELITAQTPAAFRDDIRKAKGILESILSQPVLGYRAPSFSITKDTMWATQILVEEGYVYDSSIFPVVHDRYGVPSANPDVHQLSTASGLLWEVPPSTVKCLGVRVPVAGGGYFRLYPYPLLRTLLRKLERKGSPLVMYMHPWEFDPKQPRMEGSILSRLRHYMNLDKTEFRLRALLQDFAFSPIREVFPQIAQYHGIQMKASMKVEGTFPPVSPSDVLLN
- a CDS encoding ABC transporter permease codes for the protein MESALAQVDSGTVVIEPREGYIQVGWRELWAARELFYFLAWRDLKTRYAQTVIGASWALMQPLLSTLIFTLVFSYLAKVPSDGLPYPLFAFAAILPWSLFARSLERSTLSVVTEGGLIKKVYFPRLIIPISATFINLVDFGVGLLILVGMMAWYQLVPQWTVIFLPLLVAVALLAALSVSLWLSALNVKYRDVASVVPLITQLWMFASPVLYPASLVPEPVRWYYGLNPMAGVIEGFRWALLGKAAPDWSMVSVSLAVVLVLLIGGVMFFRRVERTFADVI